A portion of the Streptomyces sp. YPW6 genome contains these proteins:
- a CDS encoding nucleobase:cation symporter-2 family protein — MAQPATGPAEGPGTAPSKSLAGTAVHPVDEKLPAARLLPAALQHIAAMYAGVVTPPLIIGQAVGLDAAGMTRLIAASLLIAGLATLLQTLGVGAFAGNRLPFVNAASSAGIAPMLAIAETSAPGHQLPAIYGAVLVAGAFCLAVGPFFGRLLRFFPPLVTGVVITLIGVTLMPVPVAWAQGGDATAEDFGAMKYLALAAFTLVVILLVQRFGRGFLKQVALLAGMFVGTLAAIPFGLADFSALRSAPLAALPTPFAFGAPEFQPAAILSLCIVMLVLMTESSAGMLALGEICDRRTDGIATLLGPVFGSFPTSAFAQNVGVVSLTRVRSRYVVAAAGGVLLILGAFPVLGAVVSLVPMPVLGGAGIVLFGSIAVSGIRTLSEAGLDDSSNIILVAVALGAGIIPLAAPAFYAGFPAWAQTVLGSGISAGALVAVVLNLFFHHLGTHSRNAVALKSS, encoded by the coding sequence ATGGCACAGCCTGCAACGGGGCCGGCCGAAGGCCCAGGCACAGCCCCCTCGAAATCCCTCGCCGGCACGGCAGTCCACCCGGTCGACGAGAAGCTTCCCGCCGCGCGGCTCCTCCCCGCGGCCCTCCAGCACATCGCCGCCATGTACGCGGGCGTCGTCACCCCTCCGCTGATCATCGGCCAGGCCGTCGGCCTGGACGCCGCCGGAATGACCCGGCTCATCGCCGCGAGCCTCCTGATCGCCGGACTCGCCACCCTCCTCCAGACCCTCGGCGTCGGCGCGTTCGCCGGCAACCGCCTCCCCTTCGTCAACGCCGCCTCATCCGCCGGCATCGCGCCGATGCTCGCCATCGCCGAGACCAGCGCACCGGGCCACCAACTCCCCGCCATCTACGGGGCGGTGCTCGTCGCCGGAGCCTTCTGCCTGGCCGTCGGCCCCTTCTTCGGCAGGCTGCTGCGCTTCTTCCCGCCACTCGTCACCGGCGTGGTCATCACCCTCATCGGTGTCACCCTCATGCCCGTGCCCGTCGCCTGGGCCCAGGGCGGCGACGCCACCGCCGAGGACTTCGGCGCCATGAAGTACCTGGCGCTGGCCGCCTTCACCCTCGTCGTCATCCTGCTCGTCCAGCGCTTCGGCCGCGGCTTCCTCAAGCAAGTCGCGCTGCTGGCCGGTATGTTCGTGGGCACGCTGGCCGCGATCCCGTTCGGACTCGCCGACTTCTCCGCGCTGAGGTCCGCACCGCTCGCCGCCCTGCCGACCCCCTTCGCCTTCGGCGCACCGGAGTTCCAGCCCGCCGCGATCCTCTCGCTCTGCATCGTCATGCTCGTGCTGATGACGGAGTCCTCGGCCGGAATGCTCGCCCTCGGCGAGATCTGCGACCGCCGCACCGACGGGATCGCCACCCTCCTCGGGCCGGTCTTCGGCTCCTTTCCCACCAGCGCCTTCGCCCAGAACGTCGGTGTCGTCTCGCTGACCCGCGTCCGCAGCCGGTACGTCGTCGCGGCGGCGGGCGGAGTCCTGCTGATCCTCGGCGCCTTCCCGGTGCTCGGCGCGGTCGTCTCACTCGTCCCGATGCCCGTCCTCGGCGGTGCCGGCATCGTCCTCTTCGGCTCCATCGCCGTGAGCGGCATCCGCACGCTCTCCGAAGCGGGCCTCGACGACAGCTCCAACATCATCCTGGTGGCCGTGGCGCTCGGCGCGGGCATCATCCCGCTCGCCGCGCCCGCCTTCTACGCCGGGTTCCCGGCCTGGGCGCAGACCGTCCTGGGCTCCGGGATCAGCGCGGGAGCACTGGTCGCGGTCGTGCTCAACCTGTTCTTCCACCATCTCGGCACCCACAGCCGCAACGCTGTGGCACTCAAATCCTCCTAG
- the pucL gene encoding factor-independent urate hydroxylase, producing the protein MPTILGQNQYGKAENRVVKITRDGDTHHIKDLNVSVALSGDMDDVHYSGSNANVLPTDTTKNTVFAFAKEHGIESAEQFGIHLARHFVSSQEPIHRARIRIEEYAWERIATSDGNSRFIGADEVKHSFARKGMETRVTQITYDGENWEVISGLKDLTVMNSTNSEFWGYVKDKYTTLKEAYDRILATDVSARWRYNWTSDEQRMPNWEKSYEQARKHMLQAFAETYSLSLQQTLYQMGSRIINSRSEIDEIRFSLPNNHHFLVDLEPFGLKNDTADGAVYFAADRPYGLIEATVLRDGVEPKIPVDMTNL; encoded by the coding sequence ATGCCCACGATTCTCGGCCAGAACCAGTACGGCAAAGCAGAGAACCGCGTCGTCAAGATCACGCGGGACGGCGACACCCACCACATCAAGGACCTGAACGTCTCGGTCGCCCTCTCCGGCGACATGGACGACGTGCACTACTCCGGCTCCAACGCCAACGTCCTGCCGACCGACACCACCAAGAACACGGTGTTCGCGTTCGCCAAGGAGCACGGGATCGAGTCCGCCGAGCAGTTCGGCATCCATCTCGCCCGGCACTTCGTCTCCTCGCAGGAGCCGATCCACCGTGCCCGGATCCGGATCGAGGAGTACGCCTGGGAGCGCATCGCGACCTCCGACGGCAACTCCAGGTTCATCGGCGCCGACGAGGTGAAGCACTCCTTCGCCCGCAAGGGCATGGAGACCCGGGTCACCCAGATCACCTACGACGGTGAGAACTGGGAGGTCATCTCGGGCCTCAAGGACCTCACCGTGATGAACTCGACCAACTCCGAGTTCTGGGGCTACGTCAAGGACAAGTACACGACGCTGAAGGAGGCGTACGACCGCATCCTGGCGACCGACGTCTCCGCCCGCTGGCGCTACAACTGGACCAGCGACGAGCAGCGCATGCCGAACTGGGAGAAGTCCTACGAGCAGGCGCGCAAGCACATGCTCCAGGCCTTCGCCGAGACGTACTCCCTCTCGCTCCAGCAGACCCTGTACCAGATGGGTTCGCGCATCATCAACAGCCGCAGCGAGATCGACGAGATCCGCTTCTCGCTGCCGAACAACCACCACTTCCTGGTGGACCTCGAACCGTTCGGACTGAAGAACGATACCGCCGATGGTGCTGTCTACTTCGCGGCGGACCGTCCCTACGGTCTGATCGAGGCCACCGTGCTCCGGGACGGCGTCGAGCCGAAGATCCCGGTCGACATGACCAACCTCTGA
- the uraH gene encoding hydroxyisourate hydrolase translates to MSTDTTASVSTHILDTSIGRPAASVAVSLAARSGSDAPYVTLGASATDADGRCKDLPALPEGTTHVRLDFDTETYFSKKQAEAQQDAPRVRDSGAFFPEVTIAFAVVPGEHYHVPLLLNPFGYSVYRGS, encoded by the coding sequence TTGAGTACCGACACGACCGCATCGGTGTCCACCCACATCCTGGACACCAGCATCGGCCGCCCCGCCGCGTCCGTCGCCGTCTCGCTCGCCGCCCGCAGCGGAAGCGACGCGCCGTACGTCACGCTCGGGGCGTCCGCGACCGATGCGGACGGGCGTTGCAAGGACCTCCCGGCACTGCCGGAGGGCACCACCCATGTCCGTCTCGACTTCGACACCGAGACGTACTTTTCCAAGAAGCAAGCCGAGGCGCAGCAGGACGCCCCCCGCGTAAGGGACAGCGGCGCGTTCTTCCCGGAGGTGACCATCGCGTTCGCGGTCGTCCCCGGCGAGCACTATCACGTACCGCTGCTGCTCAACCCGTTCGGCTACTCCGTTTACCGAGGGAGCTAG
- the uraD gene encoding 2-oxo-4-hydroxy-4-carboxy-5-ureidoimidazoline decarboxylase yields MTSSSTPGLTRFNTLADGEATPALHEVCASAAWGDSILAGRPYATEEALLSASDAAMVRLTAEDLADAMAGHPPIGRPKPGDPTSSREQRGMAGASEELKTEMLELNLAYQERFGHVFLICATGATGEQMRDALKSRIGNSPEQEQEIVRTELGKINRIRLTRLVTEALAEDAPAQDS; encoded by the coding sequence GTGACTTCGAGCTCCACACCGGGCCTCACCCGGTTCAACACCCTGGCGGACGGCGAGGCCACCCCCGCACTGCACGAGGTCTGTGCCAGTGCGGCCTGGGGAGACAGCATCCTCGCCGGGCGTCCGTACGCCACCGAAGAAGCCCTGCTCTCCGCGAGCGACGCCGCCATGGTGCGGCTCACCGCGGAGGACCTGGCCGACGCGATGGCGGGCCACCCGCCGATCGGCCGCCCGAAGCCCGGCGACCCGACCTCCTCCCGCGAGCAGCGGGGGATGGCCGGCGCCTCCGAGGAGCTCAAGACCGAGATGCTCGAACTGAACCTGGCCTACCAGGAGCGGTTCGGACATGTCTTCCTGATCTGCGCCACCGGCGCCACCGGTGAGCAGATGCGCGACGCGCTGAAGTCCCGGATCGGGAACTCGCCCGAGCAGGAGCAGGAGATCGTGCGCACCGAACTGGGCAAGATCAACCGCATCCGGCTGACCCGTCTCGTGACGGAGGCGCTCGCAGAGGACGCTCCCGCACAGGACTCTTGA
- a CDS encoding helix-turn-helix domain-containing protein codes for MTDSADHAPVTVDHPFVSAVKPLADAMGAELLGPEQAQPDDVVLAWEGQDVIAVRLPQLSDSLDHILAAMERRHGMPLADLDRKAKQGVVRTLEARGAFSVRHGVETVAGALGVSRFTVYNYLNREHTAKGE; via the coding sequence GTGACCGACTCCGCCGATCACGCTCCGGTGACCGTCGACCACCCCTTCGTATCGGCGGTCAAGCCGCTCGCCGACGCGATGGGCGCCGAGCTGCTGGGCCCCGAGCAGGCCCAGCCGGACGATGTGGTGCTCGCCTGGGAGGGCCAGGACGTCATAGCCGTACGCCTGCCCCAGCTCTCCGACTCGCTGGACCACATCCTCGCCGCGATGGAGCGACGGCACGGGATGCCGCTCGCCGACCTGGACCGGAAGGCCAAGCAGGGCGTCGTCCGGACCCTGGAGGCACGCGGTGCCTTCTCCGTCCGGCACGGAGTGGAGACCGTGGCCGGAGCCCTGGGCGTCTCCCGGTTCACGGTGTACAACTACCTGAACCGGGAACATACGGCCAAGGGTGAGTAG
- a CDS encoding GntR family transcriptional regulator, giving the protein MDADVPGTVLKRERTRDAVLELIESRSPGDAIPSERSLCALLGVSRPTVRAAVDELVAAGLLVREHGRGMFVAPAKITQELVAGDRALGVPRASGAWSSRLLEFTTLQAGARVGRKLRMSPAAEIVYVARLRLVDGAPMAIEHLHIRAELVPGLSAQELESGDLYEHLRTTHGVQVHEAVQGIEPTVVTRAEAGLLDVPELSPALLFERLTSDTTGRPVEYVHSLYRGDRYRIVSRLALGPAAEVAPDPEGHHPGIPPGDFAHGDAIASSTRGDIQAGA; this is encoded by the coding sequence ATGGACGCGGATGTGCCGGGGACGGTGCTCAAACGGGAGCGGACCCGCGATGCCGTACTGGAGCTGATCGAGTCCCGCAGCCCCGGCGACGCCATCCCCTCGGAGCGCTCCCTGTGCGCCCTGCTCGGTGTGTCCCGGCCCACCGTGCGCGCGGCGGTCGACGAGCTGGTCGCCGCCGGACTCCTGGTGCGCGAGCACGGCCGGGGCATGTTCGTCGCCCCCGCCAAGATCACCCAGGAGCTGGTCGCGGGTGACCGGGCGCTCGGCGTACCCCGGGCGTCGGGGGCCTGGTCGAGCCGGCTGCTGGAGTTCACCACGCTCCAGGCCGGGGCCCGGGTCGGCCGCAAGCTGCGCATGTCGCCCGCCGCCGAGATCGTCTACGTGGCCCGGCTGCGGCTGGTCGACGGGGCGCCGATGGCCATCGAGCATCTGCACATCCGGGCGGAGCTGGTGCCGGGCCTCAGCGCGCAGGAGCTGGAGAGCGGCGACCTGTACGAGCATCTGCGGACCACCCACGGCGTGCAGGTCCACGAGGCGGTCCAGGGCATCGAGCCCACCGTCGTCACCCGCGCCGAGGCCGGGCTGCTCGACGTCCCGGAGCTGTCCCCGGCGCTGCTCTTCGAGCGGCTGACCTCCGACACCACGGGCCGTCCGGTGGAGTACGTCCACTCGCTCTACCGGGGTGACCGCTACCGGATCGTCTCCCGGCTCGCGCTCGGCCCGGCGGCCGAGGTCGCCCCCGATCCGGAGGGGCACCACCCGGGCATCCCGCCCGGCGACTTCGCGCACGGCGACGCCATCGCCTCGTCGACCAGGGGGGACATCCAGGCGGGGGCCTGA
- a CDS encoding extracellular solute-binding protein, with translation MKYRLLAGGSVLVLTAALSACSPSSGPDAANGDGRTTVDVWLMRDSVSTQFQKEFTADFEKRHPDIDVKIQIQEWDGIGQKITAALASNDAPDVIEAGNTQVAQYAESGGLLDLTDRTDELNGEDWLRGLAEPGAFEGRQYGIPYYAANRVIVYRTDLFERAGVDAAGIKTREQWIDATTELNKGGTQGIYLPGQMWYALAGFVWDEGGDLATESGGTWSGALDTPEALRGMAFYERLQALGKGPKDSDEDDPPQAEVMAQGQVAQVISTPGGANVIAEHNPELKGKLAFFPIPGKTADTPGAVFTGGSDLVVPTAAAHPDAAVTFIKELTGDTWQKKLAVAMSYVPNRTSLAAAVAGDPGAAAMAVGAANGHATPNTPGWAAVEAENPIKDYMTAVLTGGDAAREAAKASRDITRAMNAGS, from the coding sequence GTGAAGTACCGCTTGCTCGCCGGTGGGTCCGTGCTCGTCCTGACCGCCGCGCTCAGTGCCTGCAGTCCGTCGTCCGGGCCGGACGCCGCGAACGGCGACGGCCGGACGACGGTGGACGTCTGGCTGATGCGCGACAGCGTCTCGACGCAGTTCCAGAAGGAGTTCACCGCCGACTTCGAGAAGCGCCACCCGGACATCGACGTGAAGATCCAGATCCAGGAGTGGGACGGGATCGGCCAGAAGATCACCGCGGCCCTGGCCAGCAACGACGCCCCGGACGTCATCGAGGCGGGAAACACCCAGGTGGCCCAGTACGCGGAGAGCGGCGGACTGCTCGACCTCACCGACCGCACGGACGAGCTGAACGGCGAGGACTGGCTGAGGGGCCTGGCCGAACCGGGCGCGTTCGAGGGCAGGCAGTACGGCATCCCGTACTACGCGGCGAACCGGGTGATCGTCTACCGCACCGACCTCTTCGAGCGGGCGGGCGTCGACGCGGCCGGGATCAAGACCCGTGAGCAGTGGATCGACGCCACGACGGAGCTCAACAAGGGCGGCACGCAGGGCATCTACCTGCCCGGGCAGATGTGGTACGCGCTGGCCGGGTTCGTCTGGGACGAGGGCGGTGACCTGGCCACCGAGTCCGGCGGGACGTGGTCCGGCGCGCTGGACACCCCCGAGGCGCTGCGCGGCATGGCGTTCTACGAGCGGCTCCAGGCGCTGGGCAAGGGCCCCAAGGACTCCGACGAGGACGACCCGCCGCAGGCCGAGGTGATGGCCCAGGGGCAGGTGGCCCAGGTCATCTCCACCCCGGGCGGGGCCAACGTCATCGCGGAGCACAACCCCGAGCTCAAGGGCAAGCTGGCCTTCTTCCCCATCCCGGGCAAGACGGCGGACACCCCGGGCGCGGTCTTCACCGGCGGCTCCGACCTGGTCGTGCCGACCGCGGCGGCCCACCCCGACGCGGCGGTCACCTTCATCAAGGAGCTGACCGGGGACACCTGGCAGAAGAAGCTCGCCGTCGCCATGAGCTACGTACCGAACCGGACGTCGCTGGCCGCCGCCGTGGCCGGTGACCCGGGGGCCGCCGCGATGGCGGTCGGCGCGGCCAACGGGCACGCCACGCCCAACACCCCCGGCTGGGCGGCGGTCGAGGCGGAGAACCCGATCAAGGACTACATGACGGCCGTGCTCACCGGAGGAGATGCGGCACGGGAAGCGGCGAAGGCCTCGCGGGACATCACCCGGGCCATGAACGCCGGCTCCTGA
- a CDS encoding carbohydrate ABC transporter permease: MPALDQRTAPSTPRRGPAPRLSAPTSPPPRGGSARARSLWPYALVAPAVGGMLYLLVYPLVRAVLISFQDFRLRQLIAGDADFVGLRNYRTLLTDPRFWEVVRRTFLFMAVNVVLIMVIATLVALMVERLGRIGRTVVLCSLVLAWAMPVVAATTVFQWLFHSEFGIVNWSLTSLGLDSFERYPWFADGTAAFAILVTLIVWQSVPFAAITLYSALTTVSPELYESARLDGAGAGRIFRSVTFPILRPVFLLVLSLEVIWTFKAFVQIWVMTRGGPGDATTILPVYAVQTALSSQRYDLGSAASMVTVVLMSGVLVLYFRQMLRQEDETR; the protein is encoded by the coding sequence GTGCCGGCCCTCGACCAGCGCACCGCGCCCAGCACTCCCCGGCGAGGCCCGGCCCCGCGCCTCTCCGCCCCCACGTCCCCGCCCCCGCGCGGGGGATCGGCCAGAGCCCGAAGCCTCTGGCCGTACGCCCTGGTGGCCCCGGCCGTCGGCGGCATGCTCTATCTACTGGTCTACCCGCTGGTGCGGGCCGTCCTGATCTCCTTCCAGGACTTCCGGCTGCGCCAGCTGATCGCCGGTGACGCGGACTTCGTCGGCCTGCGGAACTACCGGACGCTGCTGACGGACCCCCGGTTCTGGGAGGTGGTCCGCCGCACGTTCCTGTTCATGGCGGTCAACGTCGTCCTGATCATGGTGATCGCCACGCTCGTCGCCCTGATGGTGGAGCGGCTGGGCCGGATCGGGCGGACGGTGGTGCTGTGCTCGCTGGTGCTGGCCTGGGCGATGCCGGTGGTCGCGGCGACCACCGTCTTCCAGTGGCTGTTCCACTCGGAGTTCGGCATCGTCAACTGGTCGCTGACCTCGCTCGGCCTGGACTCCTTCGAGCGCTATCCGTGGTTCGCCGACGGCACCGCTGCCTTCGCGATCCTGGTGACGCTGATCGTCTGGCAGTCGGTGCCGTTCGCCGCGATCACCCTGTACTCGGCGCTGACGACCGTCTCCCCCGAACTGTACGAGTCGGCACGGCTGGACGGGGCGGGCGCGGGGCGGATCTTCCGCTCGGTCACCTTCCCGATCCTGCGGCCGGTCTTCCTGCTGGTGCTGTCGCTGGAGGTGATCTGGACGTTCAAGGCGTTCGTCCAGATCTGGGTGATGACCCGGGGCGGGCCGGGTGACGCCACGACGATCCTGCCCGTCTACGCGGTGCAGACGGCGCTCTCCAGTCAGCGGTACGACCTCGGTTCCGCCGCCTCGATGGTCACCGTGGTCCTGATGTCCGGGGTGCTCGTCCTGTACTTCCGCCAGATGCTCCGCCAGGAGGACGAG